The following coding sequences are from one Lysinibacillus sp. FSL W8-0992 window:
- a CDS encoding cobyric acid synthase — MPAKSIMIQGTASDVGKSMICTALCRIFSDDGLKVVPFKSQNMALNSFVTEDGGEIGRAQGVQAEAARVVATTDMNPILLKPKQDMVSEVIVHGKHFLNMDAKSYRNQFVQQAMPIVEKSVRTLQNTYDVIVLEGAGSPAEINLKDRDIANMRMAHLADAAVVLVADIDRGGVFASIIGTLALLDDAERARVKGLIINKFRGMRELLDDGIEWVERETGIPVLGVVPYVDVNIEAEDSLALSALRFKKPKPGEFSVDVAMIRLPRISNFTDIDPFFDEPEVGVRLIGNVAELGTPDLLILPGTKSTMDDLAWLKAQGFAQAISNLRARGTKIIGICGGFQMLGEVLLDPDAVEGNGDSAQGLGLLPMETVFVGDKKTVQMSGTRGNDTLTGYEIHLGRTQILRDEVSPFLQLADGRVDGAVSADEQVIGTYFHGLFHNRNFTRQLVNNIRISKGLATLPTDVKSDAERREDAYNMLASHVRANLNMEKIYEMLKIEVHG; from the coding sequence ATGCCAGCAAAGTCAATTATGATTCAAGGAACAGCCTCTGACGTAGGTAAAAGTATGATATGTACGGCATTATGTCGCATTTTTTCAGATGATGGACTAAAAGTGGTACCTTTTAAGTCGCAAAATATGGCGCTTAATTCATTTGTAACCGAAGATGGCGGAGAAATTGGCCGTGCGCAAGGGGTACAGGCTGAAGCAGCTCGTGTTGTAGCGACAACAGATATGAATCCAATTTTATTAAAGCCAAAGCAGGACATGGTATCTGAGGTTATTGTACATGGCAAGCATTTTTTAAATATGGATGCTAAGAGCTATCGCAATCAATTTGTACAACAAGCAATGCCGATTGTTGAGAAGTCTGTACGTACTTTACAAAATACATATGATGTTATTGTGCTTGAAGGTGCGGGAAGCCCGGCTGAAATCAATTTGAAGGATCGCGATATCGCCAATATGCGTATGGCACATTTAGCAGATGCGGCAGTTGTGTTAGTAGCTGATATTGACCGGGGTGGTGTGTTTGCATCCATTATTGGGACGTTAGCTTTGCTTGATGACGCAGAGCGTGCACGTGTAAAAGGACTCATTATTAATAAATTCCGCGGTATGCGCGAGCTTTTAGACGATGGCATTGAATGGGTAGAGCGTGAGACAGGCATCCCTGTTTTAGGTGTTGTGCCTTATGTAGATGTGAATATTGAAGCTGAAGATTCATTAGCGCTGTCTGCACTGCGATTTAAAAAACCGAAGCCTGGTGAGTTTTCTGTTGATGTGGCGATGATTCGTTTACCTCGCATATCGAATTTCACAGATATTGATCCGTTTTTTGATGAGCCAGAGGTTGGTGTACGTTTAATCGGCAATGTGGCTGAGCTTGGCACACCGGATTTGCTTATACTACCTGGCACTAAAAGCACAATGGATGATTTAGCATGGCTTAAGGCACAAGGCTTTGCTCAAGCGATTTCGAACTTACGTGCACGTGGAACTAAAATCATTGGCATATGTGGCGGATTTCAAATGCTCGGTGAAGTGTTGCTCGATCCAGATGCAGTTGAAGGAAATGGCGACTCAGCACAGGGTCTCGGCTTATTACCGATGGAAACCGTATTTGTAGGAGATAAAAAAACTGTACAAATGTCGGGGACGCGCGGAAACGATACATTGACAGGCTATGAAATCCATCTTGGTCGTACACAAATTTTACGAGATGAAGTATCACCATTTTTACAATTAGCAGATGGTCGTGTAGATGGAGCAGTAAGTGCGGACGAACAAGTAATTGGTACATACTTCCATGGATTATTCCATAATCGTAACTTTACACGTCAGCTTGTTAATAATATTCGCATTTCAAAAGGGCTGGCCACATTGCCGACAGATGTTAAAAGCGATGCTGAGCGCAGGGAAGATGCCTACAATATGCTAGCATCACATGTGCGTGCTAATTTAAATATGGAAAAAATATATGAGATGTTAAAAATTGAGGTACATGGATGA
- a CDS encoding cob(I)yrinic acid a,c-diamide adenosyltransferase: protein MARKGLFLVYTGDGKGKTTASLGVTLRAVGRGLNVRYMQFIKSPERTYGEQIALSKLGVEMEQMGIGFTWTKTPEEHRVALAKAWQKAKEALQDDSIDLLVLDELNNALAITKFPIDDVLPLAEVLEAIAQRPPTMHLVVTGRSANPALVAMADLVSTIDATKHYYEEGIPAVKGLEF from the coding sequence ATGGCTAGAAAAGGCTTGTTTTTAGTATACACAGGTGATGGCAAGGGGAAAACGACAGCTTCCCTTGGCGTAACATTGCGTGCAGTAGGGCGTGGTTTAAATGTGCGTTATATGCAGTTTATAAAATCGCCAGAGCGTACGTATGGTGAACAAATTGCCCTATCGAAACTTGGGGTAGAAATGGAACAAATGGGCATAGGGTTTACATGGACAAAAACACCAGAGGAGCATCGTGTTGCATTAGCAAAAGCTTGGCAAAAAGCAAAGGAAGCCTTACAAGATGATAGTATTGATTTACTCGTTTTAGATGAGCTTAATAATGCATTGGCAATTACAAAGTTCCCAATTGATGACGTTCTCCCATTAGCTGAAGTACTCGAAGCCATTGCACAACGTCCTCCTACAATGCATCTTGTCGTAACAGGACGCAGTGCCAATCCTGCCCTTGTTGCCATGGCTGATTTAGTTTCAACAATTGATGCAACGAAACATTATTACGAAGAGGGAATTCCTGCTGTCAAAGGACTTGAATTCTAA
- a CDS encoding cobyrinate a,c-diamide synthase, producing MQTNRFVLAGTGSGVGKTTFTIGLMKALQEKGKVVQGFKCGPDYIDPSYHTAVTGRVSRNIDSWMFSHDAVRDIVARASMDADVSIIEGVMGFYDGKSPLSDEGSAADISVVTESPVILIVNCASMARSVAAVVKGFQLLSDQPNIVGVIANQVGSVGHYEIAKAAIEQECGIPVIGYLKRETGIDIPSRHLGLIPAIERGELDSFFDKLGALMAETIDLDLLLSLTKAPVLEETGQLFAEQPAKNICIAVAKDAAFNFYYEENLALLRAKGATLQFFSPLANEPVPAEADGLYIGGGFPEEFADTLAKNTDVKTSIREAIAKGLPTLAECGGFMYLTEAITNSQGERHEMLGVIPGEVAMQTKLAALGYREIFGTTSNFLIGKDEQAKGHEFHYSSYSGTHDTPAYETKGRFGNKEEGYQTGNLVAGYTHFHFVSNPKLVENWLTACKKVKTND from the coding sequence ATGCAAACAAATCGCTTTGTACTTGCAGGGACAGGTAGTGGTGTGGGCAAGACAACATTCACAATTGGCCTAATGAAAGCATTGCAGGAAAAAGGTAAAGTCGTGCAAGGCTTTAAATGTGGTCCTGATTATATTGACCCTAGCTACCATACTGCTGTGACAGGACGTGTATCGCGTAATATTGATAGCTGGATGTTTTCGCATGATGCGGTACGTGATATTGTTGCACGTGCGAGCATGGATGCAGACGTTTCGATTATAGAAGGCGTAATGGGCTTTTATGATGGCAAAAGTCCGTTATCTGACGAAGGCTCGGCAGCGGACATTAGTGTTGTGACAGAAAGTCCAGTTATTTTAATCGTTAATTGTGCAAGTATGGCTCGCAGCGTAGCGGCAGTTGTAAAAGGCTTTCAGCTACTATCTGACCAGCCAAACATTGTCGGCGTTATTGCAAACCAAGTAGGTAGTGTAGGCCATTATGAAATTGCCAAAGCTGCGATTGAGCAGGAATGTGGTATTCCGGTTATAGGTTATTTAAAGCGTGAAACAGGCATAGATATTCCAAGTCGCCATTTAGGGCTTATTCCTGCGATTGAACGAGGAGAGCTCGATTCATTTTTTGACAAGCTAGGTGCTTTAATGGCAGAGACGATTGATTTGGATTTATTACTGTCATTAACAAAGGCACCCGTTTTAGAAGAGACGGGTCAACTATTTGCTGAACAACCTGCAAAAAATATTTGTATTGCGGTAGCAAAAGATGCTGCATTCAACTTCTATTACGAGGAAAATTTAGCACTTTTACGAGCAAAAGGAGCAACATTGCAATTTTTCTCACCACTTGCAAATGAACCTGTGCCAGCCGAAGCAGATGGTTTATATATTGGTGGAGGCTTCCCAGAGGAATTTGCTGATACGCTAGCAAAAAATACTGACGTGAAAACATCCATTCGTGAAGCAATCGCGAAAGGTTTACCGACATTAGCTGAATGCGGTGGCTTTATGTATTTGACTGAGGCGATTACGAATAGTCAAGGTGAACGCCATGAAATGCTCGGTGTGATTCCTGGTGAAGTAGCGATGCAAACAAAGCTTGCGGCACTTGGCTATCGTGAAATCTTTGGGACAACGTCTAACTTTTTAATCGGTAAGGACGAACAAGCAAAGGGCCATGAATTCCATTATTCATCATATAGTGGTACTCATGACACTCCTGCTTACGAAACGAAAGGGCGTTTTGGCAATAAAGAAGAAGGTTACCAAACAGGGAATCTAGTAGCTGGCTATACGCATTTTCATTTTGTTTCGAATCCTAAGCTTGTTGAAAACTGGTTAACAGCATGTAAGAAGGTGAAAACAAATGACTAA
- a CDS encoding nitroreductase family protein: MTVIEALKKRRAIRNYTTEPIEKEKIEQILQAATYAPNDRMREPWHFYVIQGDAMKRYEAMASTYLQERFPTKPNLVESSLKVVQTTPVAIVVTADIVEDDEDATEDNIFAVCSAIMSMWLAAEELGLGFVWRTRGVGLVHDARMHTFIGASENQKVVGTIFIGYPEEQELKDKKRTSFEEKTTWL, from the coding sequence ATGACAGTAATTGAAGCATTAAAAAAACGTCGTGCAATTCGCAACTATACAACTGAGCCTATTGAAAAGGAAAAAATAGAACAAATTTTACAAGCCGCAACGTATGCACCTAACGACCGTATGCGTGAACCTTGGCATTTTTATGTAATACAAGGTGACGCGATGAAACGTTATGAAGCAATGGCTAGTACATATTTGCAAGAACGTTTTCCAACGAAGCCTAATTTAGTAGAAAGTTCATTAAAGGTTGTTCAAACAACACCTGTTGCAATTGTTGTGACAGCCGATATTGTGGAAGATGATGAAGATGCAACCGAAGATAATATTTTTGCTGTATGCAGTGCGATTATGTCCATGTGGCTAGCAGCAGAGGAGCTAGGGCTTGGATTCGTATGGCGTACGCGAGGCGTTGGACTTGTTCATGATGCACGCATGCATACATTTATCGGTGCAAGTGAAAATCAAAAGGTTGTCGGTACTATTTTCATTGGTTACCCAGAAGAGCAAGAGCTTAAAGACAAAAAACGAACATCATTTGAAGAGAAAACAACTTGGCTTTAA
- the cbiE gene encoding precorrin-6y C5,15-methyltransferase (decarboxylating) subunit CbiE — translation MTLHRSMKLIGIGDNGQESLLPQYRQWIEDCEVLVGGERVLDFFTSFTGEKIVIKGGLSTLVEKLSEETRKTVILASGDPLFYGIGGYLAKKLNIEVYPYMSSVQLAFSKMGESWQDAYVTSIHGRPMKGLAQRIDGKKKVALLTDADNNPNALARYLKHFGMTEYRAFVAENLQGIDEKYGWYSLDELEEAEFSSLNVVILQQTSAPKRYALGIDDEEFSQRKPDKGLITKKEIRVLSLQAMQLQKDSTIWDVGTCTGSMAIEAGKLAPEGQVYAVEKNAPDLENCLQNQQKFRVDVTAIHSKAPAGLEHFPDPDAIFIGGTGGEMVELLQLCCTRLKPNGRIVLNAATIENLYKAVEAFKACGFAVEILQAQLARSKPILDMTRFVPLNPIYIISAYRKEENHE, via the coding sequence ATGACATTGCATCGATCGATGAAATTGATTGGGATCGGGGATAACGGACAGGAAAGTTTACTACCACAGTATAGACAGTGGATTGAAGACTGCGAGGTGCTCGTAGGTGGTGAGCGTGTCCTTGATTTTTTCACAAGCTTTACAGGAGAAAAAATAGTCATTAAAGGTGGTCTTTCAACGCTTGTTGAAAAACTTTCCGAAGAAACGCGTAAGACAGTTATTTTAGCATCTGGTGATCCACTATTTTACGGCATCGGGGGCTATTTAGCAAAGAAGCTAAATATCGAAGTATATCCGTATATGAGCTCTGTACAGCTTGCGTTTTCAAAAATGGGCGAAAGCTGGCAGGATGCCTATGTAACTAGTATTCACGGGCGACCAATGAAAGGCTTAGCGCAACGTATTGATGGTAAAAAGAAAGTGGCATTACTAACAGATGCAGACAATAATCCAAATGCACTGGCACGTTATTTAAAGCATTTTGGTATGACAGAATACCGTGCTTTTGTGGCAGAAAATTTACAAGGTATTGATGAAAAATATGGCTGGTACTCTCTTGATGAATTAGAAGAAGCAGAATTTTCATCTCTCAATGTTGTGATCCTACAGCAAACGTCAGCTCCGAAGCGCTATGCACTTGGTATTGATGATGAAGAGTTTTCACAACGTAAGCCAGATAAAGGACTGATTACTAAAAAGGAAATTCGTGTATTAAGTTTGCAAGCAATGCAGCTTCAAAAGGACAGCACGATTTGGGATGTCGGCACATGCACAGGCTCCATGGCAATTGAAGCTGGTAAATTGGCACCAGAAGGTCAAGTGTATGCAGTGGAAAAAAATGCTCCTGATTTAGAAAATTGCCTACAAAATCAACAGAAGTTCCGTGTCGATGTAACGGCTATTCATAGTAAAGCTCCTGCAGGACTCGAGCATTTTCCAGACCCAGATGCGATTTTTATCGGCGGAACAGGTGGGGAAATGGTGGAGTTATTACAGCTGTGCTGTACGCGCTTAAAGCCCAATGGTCGCATTGTCTTAAATGCTGCTACAATTGAAAATTTATATAAGGCAGTTGAGGCGTTTAAAGCATGCGGCTTTGCAGTAGAAATTTTACAGGCGCAACTTGCACGTAGTAAACCAATTTTAGATATGACTCGCTTTGTCCCATTAAACCCGATATATATAATTTCGGCATATCGAAAGGAAGAAAATCATGAGTAA
- a CDS encoding cobalt-precorrin-5B (C(1))-methyltransferase, with amino-acid sequence MERKPKKDPKDMRHGYTTGACATAVTKAALLALITNEEQETSTIHLPIGRDATFTIEKCTFGSNVVSCETIKDAGDDPDATHKALIIGTVSWADTPGIHLDGGIGVGRVTKPGLPVAVGEAAINPVPRKMIHSTVQDVLEEFQINRGVNVVISVPEGEEIAKKTLNGRLGIIGGISILGTRGTVVPFSSSAYMASIVQAISVARAAGCEHVVVTTGGRSEKFGMAQYPTLPEEAFIEMGDFVGFTLKHCKRLGIKQVSLVGMMGKFSKVAQGVMMVHSKSAAIDFNFLAQLAIDIGADEETVAQVREANTASQVGEIMAEKGYDAFFHHLCEACCYSSLHHIRGGLTVSTSIYSMQGQLLGRADDIASIDEIDWDRG; translated from the coding sequence ATGGAGCGGAAGCCAAAAAAGGATCCTAAAGACATGCGTCACGGTTATACAACGGGAGCCTGTGCAACTGCAGTTACGAAAGCCGCTTTACTAGCCCTTATTACAAATGAAGAGCAGGAAACGAGTACGATTCATTTGCCAATAGGGCGAGATGCAACATTTACAATTGAAAAATGTACGTTTGGAAGCAACGTAGTAAGCTGTGAGACGATTAAGGATGCTGGTGATGATCCAGATGCGACACACAAAGCCCTTATTATTGGCACGGTAAGTTGGGCTGATACACCAGGGATACATTTAGATGGCGGTATTGGCGTCGGGCGAGTAACAAAGCCCGGCTTACCTGTTGCTGTTGGAGAAGCAGCGATTAACCCTGTACCACGTAAAATGATACATAGTACCGTGCAAGATGTGCTTGAAGAGTTTCAAATTAATCGCGGCGTTAATGTTGTTATTTCTGTACCAGAGGGCGAGGAAATTGCAAAAAAAACATTAAATGGACGGCTTGGAATTATTGGCGGCATTTCCATTTTAGGCACAAGGGGAACCGTCGTGCCTTTTTCGAGTTCTGCGTATATGGCAAGTATTGTTCAAGCTATTAGTGTCGCAAGGGCAGCTGGCTGTGAACATGTAGTTGTAACAACAGGTGGGCGTAGTGAAAAGTTTGGGATGGCCCAATATCCTACCTTACCTGAGGAAGCGTTTATTGAAATGGGTGATTTTGTCGGCTTTACATTAAAGCATTGTAAACGACTTGGCATTAAGCAAGTATCACTCGTTGGGATGATGGGGAAATTTTCAAAGGTGGCTCAAGGGGTAATGATGGTGCACTCCAAAAGCGCAGCCATTGATTTTAATTTTTTAGCGCAGTTAGCCATTGATATTGGGGCAGATGAAGAAACAGTAGCACAAGTAAGAGAGGCAAATACCGCATCACAAGTTGGTGAAATAATGGCTGAAAAAGGCTATGATGCTTTCTTTCATCACCTATGCGAGGCATGCTGTTATTCATCTTTACACCACATTAGAGGGGGCTTGACGGTCTCCACATCGATTTATTCGATGCAGGGACAATTATTAGGAAGGGCTGATGACATTGCATCGATCGATGAAATTGATTGGGATCGGGGATAA
- the cobM gene encoding precorrin-4 C(11)-methyltransferase: protein MKKIYIVGAGPGDPDLITVKGLHMLQTADVVMYTDSLVNEDLIAKAKPDAEVIRTAGMHLEEMVAVMVERVNAGKVVARMHTGDPAMYGAIMEQIALLKKEGIGYEVIPGVSSVFASAAAIGAELTIPDLTQTLILTRAEGRTPVPEFEKLRDLASHHCTIALFLSATLTKKIVKELQSAGWSDDTPVAVIQRATWPDQKIVRTTLVELDEAMRVNGIRKHAMILAGWALDPNIHDKDEYRSKLYDATFTHGFRKGVKASD, encoded by the coding sequence ATGAAGAAAATTTATATTGTTGGTGCAGGCCCAGGAGACCCGGATTTAATTACTGTAAAAGGTTTACATATGCTACAAACAGCGGATGTTGTTATGTATACGGATTCGTTAGTCAATGAAGATCTTATTGCAAAGGCAAAGCCAGACGCGGAAGTAATTCGTACGGCCGGCATGCATTTGGAAGAAATGGTTGCGGTCATGGTAGAGCGTGTCAATGCAGGTAAAGTAGTAGCACGTATGCATACAGGCGACCCTGCGATGTATGGTGCAATCATGGAACAAATTGCCTTATTGAAGAAGGAAGGGATTGGCTATGAGGTCATTCCTGGCGTTAGCTCGGTTTTTGCTTCAGCCGCAGCAATCGGGGCAGAGTTAACAATTCCCGATTTAACACAAACGCTTATTTTAACTCGTGCAGAAGGACGTACACCTGTGCCTGAGTTTGAAAAGCTACGTGATCTTGCTAGCCACCATTGTACGATTGCGTTGTTCTTAAGTGCAACGCTAACAAAGAAAATCGTCAAAGAATTGCAAAGTGCGGGATGGTCTGATGATACGCCAGTTGCCGTGATTCAGCGTGCAACTTGGCCCGATCAAAAAATTGTTCGTACGACTTTAGTTGAGCTTGATGAGGCGATGCGTGTCAATGGTATACGTAAACATGCGATGATTTTAGCAGGTTGGGCATTGGACCCAAATATCCATGATAAAGATGAGTACCGTTCAAAATTATATGATGCGACCTTTACACATGGCTTCCGAAAAGGTGTGAAGGCAAGTGATTGA
- a CDS encoding cobalt-precorrin 5A hydrolase, giving the protein MIELQEGVLPEVDQRNPYAVVAITKHGVQIGRKLQQTFAASDLYYMSKFEHGDEDEKHIQLFTGTVRLLLPTLFKQYKGLILIISLGAVVRMIAPILQDKKTDPGVVVIDDRGENVISVLSGHLGGANELTHEVAAALGANPIITTASDVQKTIPVDLFGARFGWVWDSADKLTPVSASVVNEEHVAIVQEAGERDWWMRNTPMPEQIKIYPSAHDAIEAKPHATLFITDRIIEPEEEVLLENGVIYRPKSIVLGMGCNRGTAVEEIEQVIDETLAELKLSKKSVKALCTIDLKKDETCFIEITKKYDWEFVTYTPEQLNEINFPSPSETVFKYTGAYGVSEPAAMRYAQVESLVLPKKKSGNATISVARLVF; this is encoded by the coding sequence GTGATTGAATTACAAGAAGGTGTACTTCCTGAAGTTGATCAGCGTAATCCTTATGCAGTTGTAGCCATTACGAAGCATGGTGTTCAAATAGGACGCAAACTACAGCAAACATTTGCGGCAAGCGATTTATATTATATGAGTAAATTTGAACATGGCGACGAAGATGAAAAGCATATTCAGCTTTTTACAGGTACGGTGCGTTTATTACTGCCAACACTTTTTAAGCAGTATAAAGGATTAATCTTAATTATTTCACTTGGTGCGGTTGTGCGCATGATTGCACCAATTTTACAGGATAAGAAGACCGATCCTGGTGTGGTTGTTATTGATGACCGTGGGGAAAATGTCATAAGTGTGCTATCGGGCCATTTAGGCGGCGCAAATGAGCTAACGCATGAGGTTGCAGCGGCGCTAGGAGCAAATCCTATTATTACAACAGCTTCTGATGTTCAAAAAACTATTCCTGTTGATTTATTTGGTGCACGTTTTGGCTGGGTTTGGGACAGTGCAGATAAGCTAACACCTGTTAGTGCCTCTGTTGTCAATGAGGAACACGTTGCGATTGTACAGGAAGCTGGGGAACGTGATTGGTGGATGCGTAATACACCAATGCCTGAGCAAATAAAAATTTACCCATCAGCACACGACGCGATTGAGGCGAAACCTCATGCTACGCTGTTCATTACCGACCGTATAATTGAACCCGAGGAAGAAGTGCTGCTAGAGAATGGCGTCATTTATCGACCAAAATCGATTGTACTTGGCATGGGGTGTAATCGCGGGACGGCTGTTGAAGAAATTGAACAAGTCATTGATGAAACGTTAGCTGAGCTGAAGCTATCGAAAAAAAGTGTAAAAGCACTGTGTACAATTGATTTAAAAAAAGACGAAACTTGTTTTATTGAAATAACAAAAAAATATGATTGGGAGTTTGTAACATATACTCCAGAACAGTTAAATGAAATCAATTTCCCATCACCATCTGAAACGGTATTTAAATATACAGGGGCATATGGGGTAAGTGAACCAGCTGCAATGCGCTATGCACAGGTCGAATCACTCGTATTACCAAAGAAAAAGTCAGGCAATGCTACGATTTCTGTAGCAAGATTAGTATTTTAA
- a CDS encoding precorrin-2 dehydrogenase/sirohydrochlorin ferrochelatase family protein produces the protein MTNYFPIHLNIEYKTVVIVGGGHVATQKVTSLLPAKANIVIVSPTLHDTLVPLAESGQITWREKEFEPRDLDDATLIIAATNDTNVNNAVQEAAQHWQLLNRADAQGESDFITPATIRRGHLVLTVSTSGASPALARKIKEDLTEQFDAVYEDYVCFLQQARLMVTAKFDKGNQRRAALQALLEPNLLAWTRSGEIDRREAYLQQLLTGETR, from the coding sequence ATGACTAATTACTTTCCTATCCATTTAAATATCGAATATAAAACTGTTGTTATTGTAGGTGGAGGTCATGTAGCGACGCAAAAGGTTACGTCATTGCTACCAGCTAAAGCAAACATTGTCATAGTTAGCCCGACGTTACACGACACATTAGTGCCACTTGCAGAATCAGGGCAAATAACATGGCGTGAAAAAGAATTTGAGCCACGTGATTTAGATGATGCAACACTTATTATCGCAGCGACGAACGATACAAACGTCAACAATGCGGTACAAGAAGCGGCGCAACATTGGCAGCTCTTAAATCGAGCAGATGCACAGGGTGAGAGCGACTTTATAACACCTGCAACAATTCGTCGCGGTCATTTAGTGTTGACGGTTTCTACTTCTGGTGCAAGCCCAGCACTTGCACGCAAAATAAAAGAAGATTTAACTGAGCAATTTGATGCTGTATATGAAGATTACGTATGCTTTTTACAGCAAGCTCGTCTAATGGTTACTGCTAAATTTGATAAGGGTAATCAAAGACGTGCCGCATTACAAGCACTACTTGAGCCAAACTTATTAGCATGGACACGCAGTGGAGAGATTGACCGACGAGAGGCGTATTTACAACAACTATTGACGGGAGAAACGCGATGA
- the cobA gene encoding uroporphyrinogen-III C-methyltransferase, whose translation MKEGIVYLVGAGPGDPKLITVYGLECIQKADVIAYDRLVNPKLLDFAKKDAELVYCGKLPGKHHLIQDEINALLVERAQEGKVVTRLKGGDPFVFGRGAEEAEILKNHGIPYEVVPGITAGIAAPAYAGIPVTHRDFATSFALVTGHGREEKGQDFLNWPALATGIDTVAFYMSVGNIAYIAKKLIDNGRPATTPVAVIEWGTTEQQRTITGPLNDIANIIEREGYHNPSMIVVGDVVNVREKIQWFEEQGLAFS comes from the coding sequence ATGAAAGAGGGAATTGTATATTTAGTAGGGGCTGGCCCGGGAGATCCGAAGCTCATTACAGTGTATGGGCTAGAATGTATTCAAAAGGCCGATGTCATTGCATACGATCGTCTAGTGAATCCGAAATTATTAGATTTTGCAAAAAAAGATGCAGAGCTTGTGTACTGTGGTAAATTGCCTGGTAAACACCATCTAATTCAAGACGAAATTAATGCATTGCTTGTCGAAAGAGCGCAAGAAGGCAAAGTTGTAACTCGTTTAAAGGGTGGCGATCCTTTTGTTTTTGGTCGTGGTGCTGAAGAGGCGGAAATATTAAAAAATCATGGCATACCCTATGAAGTGGTACCGGGTATAACAGCTGGAATTGCAGCTCCTGCGTATGCGGGTATTCCTGTTACACATAGAGATTTTGCCACAAGTTTTGCACTAGTTACAGGTCACGGTCGCGAGGAAAAAGGACAAGATTTTTTAAATTGGCCAGCACTTGCAACTGGTATCGATACTGTCGCATTTTATATGAGTGTAGGCAATATTGCATATATCGCAAAAAAGCTTATTGACAATGGTCGCCCAGCGACTACGCCCGTTGCCGTAATTGAATGGGGTACAACTGAGCAACAGCGTACGATAACAGGACCACTAAACGACATTGCTAATATTATTGAACGTGAGGGTTATCATAATCCTTCTATGATCGTCGTAGGGGATGTTGTCAATGTACGTGAAAAAATTCAATGGTTTGAAGAGCAAGGGCTCGCTTTTAGCTAA
- the cobI gene encoding precorrin-2 C(20)-methyltransferase — MSNLGILYGLGVGPGDPELITVKAFRVIQESPVIAYPKKLKGSKSYAHRIVDVYINPEEKDMLGLVFPMTKDEAVLEREWTKSVELVYGKLKEGKDVAFVTEGDPLLYSTFIHMMKLMQDMHPDVEIRTVPGISSFNGSASRLGIALADGDDRVAIIPAHDNYEAMREAIESHDAVVFIKVAKVIDLMLEVLRDLDLLDKASVVTKVTSDEEIIWDVRELDGVDLEYLTLMVVRK; from the coding sequence ATGAGTAATCTTGGTATTTTATATGGCTTAGGCGTAGGCCCTGGCGATCCAGAATTAATTACAGTAAAAGCATTCCGTGTTATCCAGGAGTCACCAGTTATTGCCTACCCAAAAAAATTAAAGGGTAGCAAAAGCTATGCACACCGCATCGTAGACGTTTACATTAATCCAGAGGAAAAAGATATGCTTGGTCTTGTTTTCCCAATGACGAAGGATGAGGCAGTATTAGAACGTGAATGGACGAAATCTGTTGAACTTGTTTATGGTAAATTGAAAGAAGGCAAGGATGTTGCATTTGTGACAGAAGGTGATCCTCTTTTATACAGTACTTTTATCCATATGATGAAGCTAATGCAGGACATGCATCCAGACGTAGAAATTCGTACAGTACCTGGTATTTCATCATTCAATGGTTCTGCATCACGTCTAGGCATTGCCCTTGCCGATGGAGATGATCGTGTCGCAATTATTCCAGCTCATGATAATTATGAAGCAATGCGTGAAGCAATTGAAAGTCATGATGCAGTCGTATTTATAAAAGTAGCAAAGGTTATTGATTTAATGCTAGAAGTACTGCGTGATTTAGACTTACTTGATAAAGCTTCCGTTGTAACAAAGGTTACATCTGATGAGGAAATTATTTGGGATGTACGTGAACTAGACGGTGTAGATTTAGAATATTTAACATTAATGGTGGTGCGTAAATAA